The Zingiber officinale cultivar Zhangliang chromosome 9A, Zo_v1.1, whole genome shotgun sequence genome window below encodes:
- the LOC122020177 gene encoding chromodomain helicase hrp3-like isoform X2, which yields MAITSYSRKNMKHRKGGKTLSQETKVAVIKEPGPPYTTRENLITNAGKMVLLDNLLPKLKERDSRVLIFSQMTRLLGMHTGRLLAISWLPILPD from the exons ATGGCAATCACTTCCTACTCTAGGAAGAATATGAAACATAGAAAAGGGGGAAAAACTTTGTCCCAAGAAACAAAGGTAGCAGTGATCAAAG AACCTGGGCCACCTTATACAACTAGAGAAAATCTTATTACAAATGCAG GAAAAATGGTCCTGTTAGATAATCTGTTGCCTAAACTGAAGGAACGAGATTCCAGAGTTCTAATATTTTCACAG atGACTAGACTTCTGGGCATGCATACTGGAAGATTACTTGCTATATCGTGGTTACCAATATTGCCGGATTGA
- the LOC122020177 gene encoding ISWI chromatin-remodeling complex ATPase CHR11-like isoform X1, translating to MAITSYSRKNMKHRKGGKTLSQETKVAVIKGAEPGPPYTTRENLITNAGKMVLLDNLLPKLKERDSRVLIFSQMTRLLGMHTGRLLAISWLPILPD from the exons ATGGCAATCACTTCCTACTCTAGGAAGAATATGAAACATAGAAAAGGGGGAAAAACTTTGTCCCAAGAAACAAAGGTAGCAGTGATCAAAG GTGCAGAACCTGGGCCACCTTATACAACTAGAGAAAATCTTATTACAAATGCAG GAAAAATGGTCCTGTTAGATAATCTGTTGCCTAAACTGAAGGAACGAGATTCCAGAGTTCTAATATTTTCACAG atGACTAGACTTCTGGGCATGCATACTGGAAGATTACTTGCTATATCGTGGTTACCAATATTGCCGGATTGA